One window from the genome of Pyramidobacter piscolens W5455 encodes:
- the nudC gene encoding NAD(+) diphosphatase: protein MLDRNTAVIFQGDAVLLCRGRLPQAAEASLLPLSDSGSFGALAPDGCLWGRVADDAPLPEGWTAMNRRAFGEQFGREDFQAMSAAWGLADWHRQSRYCGCCGAKMEPAPGEQHAMKCPNCGHMLFPVICPAMIVAVERGGKLLLAMNKRNKFNRFSVLAGFLEVGESIEDAVVREVREEVNVEVERGSIQYLYSQYWPFPRSLMLACRARWKSGELRPDGVEIGEARWFAPDEIPANVPGSITVAGWLIRDFLARHPRRGNAAESC from the coding sequence ATGCTTGACAGGAACACGGCCGTAATATTTCAGGGAGACGCGGTGCTACTCTGCCGCGGGCGCCTGCCCCAAGCCGCCGAAGCGTCGCTGCTGCCGCTGAGCGATTCGGGTTCCTTCGGCGCGCTCGCTCCCGACGGCTGCCTCTGGGGGCGCGTCGCGGACGACGCGCCGCTGCCCGAAGGCTGGACTGCCATGAATCGCCGCGCCTTCGGCGAACAGTTCGGCAGAGAAGACTTTCAGGCCATGAGCGCCGCCTGGGGTTTGGCCGACTGGCATCGTCAGAGCCGCTACTGCGGCTGCTGCGGCGCGAAGATGGAGCCCGCTCCCGGCGAGCAGCACGCCATGAAGTGTCCCAACTGCGGGCACATGCTCTTTCCCGTCATCTGCCCGGCCATGATCGTGGCCGTCGAACGCGGCGGCAAGCTGCTGCTGGCCATGAACAAGCGCAACAAATTCAACCGCTTCAGCGTGCTGGCGGGATTTCTCGAAGTCGGCGAATCGATCGAAGACGCCGTCGTCCGCGAAGTGCGCGAAGAAGTGAACGTCGAAGTGGAGCGGGGCAGCATCCAGTACCTGTACAGCCAGTACTGGCCGTTTCCCCGCTCGTTGATGCTGGCCTGCCGCGCCCGCTGGAAGAGCGGCGAGCTTCGCCCCGACGGCGTGGAGATCGGCGAGGCGCGCTGGTTCGCTCCCGACGAGATTCCCGCCAACGTTCCCGGCTCGATCACCGTGGCCGGCTGGTTGATCCGCGACTTTCTCGCGCGCCACCCGCGCCGCGGAAACGCCGCCGAAAGCTGCTGA
- a CDS encoding ABC transporter substrate-binding protein yields MKKNVLAFVFAVSMTAGCAFGADAFKLGGTAPLTGGAAIYGNAAKNGAQIAVDEINAAGGIRFELNYEDDTHDAEKAVNAYNALKDWGMQLSLGSVTSKPCEATAAENFADRIFALTPSASAVAVTAGKDNVFQMCFVDPNQGSASAQYIAGNALAKKVAVIWKNDDVYSKGIHDTFATKAAAAGLEVVSDTTFADGNDTDFSVQLADAQKGGAELVFLPMYYQHASLILAQAAAMNFAPKWFGVDGMDGILTMEGFNKDLAEGVMLLTPFNADSTDERTAAFVAEYRKRFGEAPNQFAADAYDCVYAYRQALENAKATPGMDAEKLCELMIGQFTTMTFNGLTGSNMTWKPNGEISKDPKGMIIKNGAYVGLD; encoded by the coding sequence ATGAAAAAGAACGTATTGGCATTCGTTTTCGCCGTCTCCATGACGGCCGGCTGCGCTTTCGGCGCCGACGCCTTCAAGCTGGGCGGCACGGCCCCTCTGACGGGCGGCGCGGCCATTTACGGCAACGCCGCCAAGAACGGTGCGCAGATCGCCGTCGACGAGATCAACGCCGCCGGCGGCATTCGGTTCGAGCTGAATTACGAGGACGACACGCACGACGCCGAAAAGGCCGTCAACGCCTACAACGCCCTCAAGGACTGGGGCATGCAGCTCTCGCTCGGTTCGGTCACGTCCAAACCCTGCGAGGCGACAGCCGCCGAGAACTTCGCCGACCGCATCTTCGCGCTCACGCCTTCGGCTTCGGCCGTGGCCGTCACGGCCGGCAAGGACAACGTGTTCCAGATGTGTTTCGTCGATCCCAACCAGGGATCCGCCTCCGCCCAGTACATCGCCGGCAATGCCTTGGCCAAAAAAGTCGCCGTGATCTGGAAGAACGACGACGTGTACTCCAAGGGCATTCATGACACGTTCGCGACCAAGGCGGCCGCAGCCGGCCTTGAAGTGGTCAGCGACACGACGTTCGCCGACGGCAACGACACCGACTTTTCGGTGCAGCTGGCCGACGCGCAGAAGGGCGGGGCCGAGCTGGTGTTTCTGCCCATGTACTATCAGCACGCTTCGCTGATCCTCGCTCAGGCGGCGGCCATGAACTTCGCGCCCAAGTGGTTCGGCGTGGACGGCATGGACGGCATCCTGACCATGGAAGGCTTCAACAAGGATCTGGCCGAAGGCGTCATGCTCCTGACTCCCTTCAATGCCGACTCCACGGACGAGCGCACGGCCGCTTTCGTGGCAGAGTATCGGAAACGTTTCGGCGAAGCGCCCAATCAGTTTGCCGCCGACGCGTACGACTGTGTCTATGCCTACCGTCAGGCGCTCGAAAACGCCAAGGCCACTCCCGGCATGGATGCCGAGAAACTCTGTGAGCTGATGATCGGGCAGTTCACGACGATGACCTTCAACGGGCTGACGGGGAGCAACATGACGTGGAAGCCCAACGGCGAGATCTCCAAGGATCCCAAAGGCATGATCATCAAAAACGGCGCTTACGTCGGGCTCGATTAA
- a CDS encoding branched-chain amino acid ABC transporter permease — MTFLNFFISGISLGSIYAIIALGYSMVYGIAKMLNFAHGDVIMVGAYVCFYAVFRFHLPALAGVAFAVTVCTLLGIVVEKLAYKPLRQAPSLAVLITAIGVSYFLQNTALLLWTSNPKVFPSVVGRGAVQLFGGQLSISHVTIVTIVSCLVIMTALSWFVGRTRMGKAMRACSEDKGAALLMGINVNATISLTFAIGSGLAAVAGVLLCSAYPTLMPTTGSLPGIKAFTAAVFGGIGSIPGAFLGGLLLGVIEIFAKAYISTQLSDAVVFAVLIVVLLVKPAGLLGRQVQEKV, encoded by the coding sequence ATGACCTTTCTGAATTTCTTTATCAGCGGCATCAGCCTGGGCAGCATTTACGCGATCATCGCGCTGGGCTACAGCATGGTCTATGGCATCGCCAAGATGCTCAACTTCGCCCACGGCGACGTGATCATGGTCGGCGCCTACGTCTGTTTCTACGCCGTGTTCCGCTTCCATCTTCCGGCGCTCGCCGGCGTCGCTTTCGCCGTGACGGTCTGCACGCTGCTGGGCATCGTCGTGGAAAAGCTGGCTTACAAGCCGCTGCGTCAGGCCCCGTCCCTGGCAGTGCTGATCACGGCCATCGGCGTGAGCTACTTCCTTCAGAACACGGCGCTGCTGCTTTGGACCTCGAACCCCAAGGTGTTCCCCTCGGTGGTCGGACGTGGCGCGGTCCAACTGTTCGGCGGCCAGCTGTCCATCTCTCACGTGACGATCGTGACGATCGTTTCCTGCCTCGTCATCATGACGGCGCTGTCGTGGTTCGTCGGCCGCACGCGCATGGGCAAGGCGATGCGCGCCTGCTCGGAGGACAAGGGCGCGGCGCTGTTGATGGGCATCAACGTCAACGCCACCATTTCGCTCACGTTCGCCATCGGCTCCGGCCTCGCGGCCGTGGCCGGCGTTTTGCTGTGCTCGGCTTATCCGACGCTGATGCCGACGACGGGTTCGCTGCCGGGCATCAAGGCGTTCACGGCGGCCGTTTTCGGCGGCATCGGCTCCATTCCCGGCGCTTTTCTGGGCGGGCTGCTGCTGGGCGTGATCGAGATTTTCGCCAAGGCCTACATTTCCACGCAGCTTTCTGACGCCGTGGTCTTCGCCGTGCTGATCGTGGTGCTGCTGGTCAAGCCCGCGGGGCTATTGGGCCGTCAGGTACAGGAGAAGGTGTAG
- a CDS encoding branched-chain amino acid ABC transporter permease, whose amino-acid sequence MKRLINLKRPEARRVYGTYALVTLAYVILQIMISTRTLSSSMKGMLVPICAYMVMAVVLNLVVGVLGELSLGHAGFMSVGAFTGVACAILLQDLVPLAPLRLSVSMAAGAASAALAGFLIGIPVLRLKGDYLAIVTLAFGEIIKSVLNNFYMGVDKAGLHFSMLSDKTGLAPGGRLIVGGPMGIGGIRKIATFGTGFALVMIALVVVYNLINSRLGRAFQAVRDDRIAAESVGIDVTRYKMTAFVVSAALAGAAGCLFAMNYSTIVANKFDFNTSILILVFVVLGGQGNMLGSIVAAAALTILPEKLREFRDYRMLIYAVLLIAIMLGSNNAAVRNFFARLKLFGPKAEEETFHGH is encoded by the coding sequence ATGAAGCGGCTGATCAACCTCAAAAGGCCCGAAGCGCGCCGCGTTTACGGGACTTACGCGCTTGTGACGCTGGCCTACGTCATCCTCCAGATCATGATCTCGACGCGGACGCTCAGTTCGTCCATGAAGGGAATGCTGGTGCCGATCTGCGCCTACATGGTCATGGCCGTGGTGCTAAACCTGGTGGTGGGCGTGCTCGGCGAGCTGTCGCTGGGGCACGCCGGCTTCATGTCCGTGGGCGCGTTCACGGGCGTCGCCTGCGCCATCCTGCTGCAAGATCTCGTGCCTCTCGCGCCGCTGCGCCTGTCCGTTTCCATGGCGGCAGGGGCGGCGTCCGCGGCGCTGGCCGGTTTTTTGATCGGCATTCCCGTGCTGCGGCTCAAGGGCGACTACCTGGCCATCGTCACGCTGGCCTTCGGCGAGATCATCAAAAGCGTGCTGAACAATTTTTACATGGGCGTCGACAAGGCCGGTCTGCACTTCAGCATGCTGTCCGACAAAACGGGGCTGGCGCCCGGCGGGCGGCTGATCGTCGGCGGCCCGATGGGCATCGGCGGCATCCGCAAGATCGCCACGTTCGGCACCGGTTTCGCGCTGGTGATGATCGCGCTGGTCGTCGTCTACAATCTCATCAACAGCCGTCTGGGGCGCGCCTTCCAGGCCGTCCGCGACGACCGCATCGCCGCCGAGAGCGTCGGCATCGACGTCACCAGGTACAAGATGACCGCCTTTGTCGTTTCCGCGGCGCTGGCGGGAGCGGCCGGCTGCCTGTTCGCGATGAACTACTCGACGATCGTCGCCAACAAGTTCGACTTCAACACTTCGATCCTGATCCTCGTCTTCGTGGTGCTGGGCGGCCAGGGCAACATGCTCGGTTCAATCGTCGCCGCCGCGGCGCTGACGATCCTGCCGGAAAAGCTGCGCGAGTTCCGCGACTACCGCATGCTAATCTACGCGGTGCTGCTGATCGCCATCATGCTCGGGTCCAACAACGCGGCCGTAAGGAATTTCTTCGCGCGGCTGAAACTTTTCGGCCCCAAGGCGGAGGAGGAAACGTTCCATGGCCACTAA
- a CDS encoding ABC transporter ATP-binding protein translates to MATKLVPVPSRALVPERDAGRAPILECVNLGLTIGGLKIVENFNLTIGRTEIAGLIGPNGAGKTTVFNLLTKVYHPTTGTVLLDGQDTAGMTPAQANRLGIARTFQNIRLFKNLSVADNVKVAMTNDIHYGLFGAILRLPHYRRQELAAHRRALKLLSIFDMQGLADVKAGSLPYGAQRRLEIVRALATYPSLLLLDEPAAGMNPSETRELIDSIRRVHEMFPIAIMLIEHDMNLVMNLCEGICVLNFGRVIAKGAPADIQSDPAVIEAYLGRQKED, encoded by the coding sequence ATGGCCACTAAACTCGTTCCCGTCCCCTCGCGCGCGCTGGTTCCCGAGCGCGACGCCGGACGCGCCCCGATCCTGGAGTGCGTCAATCTCGGACTGACGATCGGCGGTCTGAAGATCGTCGAGAACTTCAACCTCACCATCGGCCGCACGGAGATCGCCGGGCTGATCGGTCCCAACGGCGCCGGCAAGACGACGGTCTTCAACCTGCTCACCAAAGTCTACCACCCCACCACGGGCACCGTGCTGCTCGACGGTCAGGATACCGCCGGCATGACGCCGGCGCAGGCCAACCGCCTCGGTATCGCCCGCACGTTCCAGAACATCCGACTTTTCAAGAACCTCAGCGTCGCCGACAACGTCAAAGTCGCCATGACCAACGACATCCACTACGGCCTGTTCGGCGCGATCCTGCGCCTGCCACACTACCGCCGCCAGGAACTGGCTGCCCATCGCCGCGCTCTCAAGCTGCTGTCCATCTTCGACATGCAGGGTCTGGCCGACGTCAAGGCCGGTTCGCTGCCCTACGGCGCGCAGCGCCGCCTCGAGATCGTGCGCGCTCTCGCCACCTACCCGTCGCTGTTGCTGCTCGACGAGCCGGCGGCAGGCATGAATCCCTCGGAAACGCGCGAGCTGATCGACAGCATCCGCCGCGTGCACGAGATGTTCCCGATCGCCATCATGCTCATCGAACACGACATGAATCTGGTCATGAACCTGTGCGAGGGCATCTGCGTGCTCAACTTCGGGCGCGTCATCGCCAAGGGCGCGCCGGCGGACATCCAGAGCGACCCCGCCGTCATCGAGGCCTACCTCGGCCGGCAGAAGGAGGACTAA
- a CDS encoding ABC transporter ATP-binding protein, whose amino-acid sequence MADPILKVDDVHVFYGSIHAIKGISFEVFQGEIVTLIGANGAGKSTTLNTISGLLPRTGTVSFFGKRLARFAPYKIVAQGLAQVPEGRRIFLQMSVQENLEMGAYTRRAAGAQSLAADLEKVFALFPRLKERRRQVAGTLSGGEQQMLAMGRALMSRPKLLMLDEPSMGLAPLLVEAIFDIIGNLHANGATILLVEQNARMALSIADRGYVLETGRIVATGTGRELLDSPAIKKAYLGG is encoded by the coding sequence ATGGCCGATCCAATCCTCAAAGTCGACGATGTTCACGTCTTTTACGGCAGCATCCACGCCATCAAGGGTATTTCTTTCGAAGTCTTTCAGGGCGAGATTGTCACGCTGATCGGCGCCAACGGTGCCGGCAAATCCACGACGCTGAACACCATCTCCGGCCTGCTGCCGCGCACGGGGACCGTGTCGTTCTTCGGGAAGCGGCTGGCGCGGTTCGCGCCGTACAAGATCGTCGCACAGGGATTGGCGCAGGTGCCCGAAGGCCGCCGCATTTTCCTGCAAATGTCGGTGCAGGAAAATCTGGAAATGGGCGCCTACACGCGCCGCGCCGCCGGCGCGCAGAGCCTCGCCGCCGATCTGGAAAAAGTCTTCGCGCTTTTCCCGCGCCTGAAGGAACGCCGCCGTCAGGTGGCCGGCACGCTCTCCGGCGGCGAGCAGCAGATGCTCGCCATGGGACGCGCGCTGATGAGCCGTCCCAAGCTGCTCATGCTCGACGAGCCCTCCATGGGCTTGGCGCCGCTGCTTGTCGAAGCCATTTTCGACATCATCGGCAATCTGCACGCGAACGGCGCCACGATCCTGCTCGTCGAACAGAACGCACGCATGGCGCTCTCCATCGCCGACCGCGGCTACGTGCTGGAAACCGGCCGCATCGTCGCCACCGGCACCGGGCGCGAACTGCTCGACTCTCCCGCCATCAAAAAAGCCTATCTGGGCGGCTGA